The nucleotide window CACATGCCGCATGTGCTGATCATTCATGAAGTCGAGGATTACCGGACCTGGAAAGCAATTTTCGACCAGGCGGCCAGCATCAGAAAGACTGCCGGAGAAATCCGCTATCAGCTTCTGCGATACGATACCGACGCCAACCGCATCGTCCACTTTTCAGAATGGTCGTCCCTGGACCAGGCCCGTCGTTTCTTTGAGTCCCCGGAACTGGTCGAGATCAGAAAGAACGCCGGGGTCAAAGCACCGGACTTTCTCTATTTGCACGAAATCGAGCACGGCATACTCTAAATGGATATCGGTCGAGCCAATGCCCCATCACGAAGCGATAACTGAGAGGGCACCGTCATAGCAGAGCTTGTCTGCGCAAGGATGATCTGACGTTCTCCGGCGAGATTTTGGAGTAGCCTTCGCAACCAGACTTTCCGATGTCAGACGGCAGAGGAGCCGCCTGCCATGAGGAAATATCCTATGTTATAGAAGACGTGGAGA belongs to Nitrospira lenta and includes:
- a CDS encoding antibiotic biosynthesis monooxygenase, giving the protein MPHVLIIHEVEDYRTWKAIFDQAASIRKTAGEIRYQLLRYDTDANRIVHFSEWSSLDQARRFFESPELVEIRKNAGVKAPDFLYLHEIEHGIL